In Geotalea uraniireducens, one genomic interval encodes:
- the pepN gene encoding aminopeptidase N, whose amino-acid sequence MTEAAHPTIHRQDYTSPPYLVDSVELRFELGEETTLVTSRLAMRAAGEQSPLVLDGHRFVLRALRLDGELLPADRYVVEPERLVIATVPPAFTLEVVTELRPQDNTALEGLYRSAGMFCTQCEAQGFRSITYFPDRPDVLAVYTTTIVADRHHYPVLLANGNRVDAGELPDGRHFARWHDPFRKPCYLFALVAGDLACVEDRFTIASGREVALRIYVQEKNRHKCDHALRSLQRAMRWDEETFGREYDLDIYMIVAVDDFNMGAMENKGLNVFNSRYVLASPETATDEDFQAIEEVIGHEYFHNWTGNRITCRDWFQLSLKEGLTIYRDQEFSADMTSRGVKRITDVRYLRTSQFAEDAGPMAHPVRPDSYLEINNFYTTTVYQKGAEVIRMLHTLLGAAAFRRGMDLYFARHDGQAVTIEEFVQAMADAGKVDLTQFRRWYSQAGTPLLAAAGNFDAASGTFTLTIRQSCPPTPGQPEKEPLLIPLAMGLLGQDGSELPCTLAGEAVAGPKTRLLTLRQAEERFTFSGLAAKPVPALLRGFSAPVKLSYPYEHDEFVRLLTHESDPFCRWEAGQQLAGGILLGLAADQRAGRELHLDTGFIAAFESLLTGGCADCAFLAELLTLPSEAYLAEQQAVVDPEALHVARQFVRRTLALSLQNEFLAVRAECLSRLPYGVADGRAGQRRLANLCLAYLMTLGEPSVIDLCMTQFREADNMTDVMGALSPLASCDCPERDEALAVFYERWRDDRQVVDKWFTLQATSSLPGTIAEVRALLEHPAFELTNPNRFRALVGAFAMANPVRFHAADGSGYRLLGDQLCRLIPLNPQVSARMAAPLTRWRRFDPARQALMRAELERLRALPGLPRDVYEVVEKSLAMPA is encoded by the coding sequence ATGACCGAAGCCGCTCATCCCACTATCCACCGCCAGGACTATACGTCCCCCCCTTACCTCGTCGACAGCGTCGAGCTCCGCTTCGAGCTGGGCGAGGAGACCACGCTGGTTACCTCCCGGCTGGCGATGCGGGCCGCCGGCGAACAGTCACCGCTGGTCCTCGACGGCCACCGCTTCGTGCTGCGCGCACTTCGCCTCGACGGGGAGTTGCTGCCGGCCGACCGCTATGTCGTCGAGCCGGAACGACTCGTCATTGCCACGGTGCCGCCGGCCTTCACTCTCGAAGTCGTGACCGAACTTCGGCCCCAGGACAACACCGCCCTGGAGGGGCTCTACCGCTCGGCGGGGATGTTCTGTACCCAGTGCGAGGCCCAGGGTTTCCGTTCGATTACCTACTTTCCTGATCGCCCCGACGTGCTGGCGGTCTATACCACCACCATCGTCGCCGACCGTCACCACTATCCGGTACTGCTCGCCAACGGCAACCGGGTCGACGCCGGCGAGTTGCCTGACGGCCGGCACTTTGCCCGCTGGCACGACCCGTTCCGCAAGCCGTGCTATCTTTTTGCCCTGGTGGCCGGCGACCTGGCGTGTGTCGAGGATCGTTTCACCATCGCTTCCGGCCGGGAGGTGGCGCTCCGAATCTATGTCCAGGAAAAGAACCGTCACAAGTGCGACCATGCGCTCCGCTCACTGCAGCGGGCGATGCGCTGGGACGAAGAGACTTTCGGCCGGGAGTATGATCTCGATATCTACATGATCGTGGCGGTGGACGATTTCAATATGGGGGCGATGGAGAACAAAGGCCTCAACGTCTTCAATTCCCGCTACGTCCTGGCAAGCCCGGAAACCGCCACCGACGAAGATTTTCAGGCGATCGAAGAGGTGATCGGCCACGAGTATTTCCACAACTGGACCGGTAACCGGATCACCTGCCGCGACTGGTTCCAGCTTTCCCTCAAGGAAGGGCTGACCATCTACCGCGATCAGGAATTCTCGGCCGACATGACGTCCCGGGGGGTGAAACGGATCACCGACGTGCGCTATCTCCGGACCAGCCAGTTCGCCGAGGATGCCGGCCCGATGGCCCATCCGGTCCGACCCGACTCCTACCTGGAAATCAACAACTTCTATACTACCACCGTCTACCAGAAAGGGGCGGAAGTGATCCGGATGCTCCATACCCTGCTCGGTGCCGCGGCATTCCGGCGGGGGATGGACCTCTATTTCGCCCGCCATGACGGTCAGGCGGTGACCATCGAGGAGTTCGTGCAGGCGATGGCCGATGCCGGGAAGGTCGACCTGACGCAGTTCCGCCGCTGGTACAGCCAGGCCGGCACGCCGCTCTTGGCCGCGGCGGGGAACTTCGATGCGGCAAGCGGCACGTTCACCCTGACCATTCGGCAATCGTGTCCGCCGACGCCGGGACAGCCGGAGAAGGAGCCGTTGCTCATCCCACTGGCCATGGGGCTGCTCGGTCAGGACGGCAGCGAGCTCCCCTGCACCCTGGCCGGCGAAGCCGTTGCCGGTCCGAAGACCCGGCTGCTGACCCTGCGGCAGGCCGAAGAACGCTTCACCTTCAGCGGGCTGGCCGCCAAGCCGGTGCCGGCCCTGCTGCGGGGCTTCTCGGCGCCGGTGAAGCTCTCCTACCCCTACGAGCACGACGAATTTGTCCGGCTGCTGACCCACGAGTCCGACCCCTTCTGTCGCTGGGAGGCGGGCCAACAGCTGGCCGGCGGCATCCTGCTCGGGCTGGCGGCCGACCAGCGGGCCGGGCGGGAACTGCACCTCGACACGGGCTTTATCGCCGCCTTCGAGTCGCTGTTGACCGGCGGCTGCGCCGATTGCGCCTTTCTGGCCGAACTCCTTACCCTGCCGTCGGAGGCCTACCTGGCGGAGCAGCAGGCGGTGGTCGATCCCGAGGCGCTCCATGTCGCGCGCCAGTTTGTCCGCCGGACCTTGGCGCTTTCCCTGCAGAACGAATTCCTGGCAGTGCGTGCCGAATGCCTGAGCCGGCTTCCCTACGGCGTTGCCGATGGCCGGGCCGGCCAGCGGCGGCTTGCCAACCTCTGCCTTGCCTACCTGATGACCCTGGGTGAGCCGTCGGTCATCGACCTCTGCATGACCCAGTTCCGGGAGGCGGACAATATGACCGACGTGATGGGGGCGCTGTCGCCGCTTGCCTCCTGCGACTGCCCGGAGCGCGACGAGGCGCTGGCCGTCTTTTACGAACGCTGGCGCGACGACCGGCAGGTGGTGGACAAGTGGTTCACCCTCCAGGCGACGTCCTCGCTCCCCGGTACCATTGCCGAAGTACGGGCGCTGCTCGAACATCCCGCCTTCGAGCTGACCAACCCGAACCGTTTCCGGGCGCTGGTCGGGGCCTTCGCGATGGCAAACCCGGTCCGCTTCCATGCCGCCGACGGCAGCGGTTACCGGTTGCTCGGCGACCAGCTCTGCCGGCTGATTCCGCTCAATCCCCAGGTCTCGGCCCGGATGGCGGCGCCGCTGACCCGCTGGCGGCGTTTCGATCCGGCTCGCCAGGCGTTGATGCGGGCCGAGCTGGAACGGCTGCGCGCGCTGCCCGGCCTGCCGCGGGATGTCTATGAAGTGGTGGAAAAGAGTCTGGCGATGCCGGCCTAA
- the fsa gene encoding fructose-6-phosphate aldolase, with translation MKFFIDTADVNEIREAHDLGLVDGVTTNPSLIAKSGRKFEDVIKEITGIVDGPISAEVVSLDHEGMIREAEVLAKIHKNIVIKLPMTPEGLKACATLTKEGIKTNVTLIFTPMQALLAAKAGATYVSPFVGRLDDISQDGMGIVDEIKTIFDNYGYQAEIIVASVRNPVHVLNAALIGADIATIPYSVMLQLCKHPLTDAGIERFLKDWEKVPK, from the coding sequence ATGAAATTTTTCATCGACACGGCGGACGTTAACGAAATCCGCGAAGCCCACGACCTGGGACTGGTCGACGGGGTGACCACCAACCCCTCGTTGATCGCCAAATCCGGCCGGAAATTCGAAGACGTCATCAAGGAGATCACCGGGATCGTCGACGGTCCCATCTCCGCCGAAGTGGTTTCCCTCGATCACGAAGGGATGATCCGCGAAGCGGAAGTGCTGGCCAAGATCCACAAGAACATCGTCATTAAGCTGCCGATGACTCCGGAAGGGCTCAAGGCCTGCGCCACCCTGACCAAGGAAGGGATCAAGACCAACGTCACCCTGATCTTCACCCCGATGCAGGCGCTGCTCGCCGCCAAGGCCGGCGCCACCTACGTCTCCCCCTTCGTCGGCCGCCTCGACGACATCTCCCAGGACGGCATGGGGATCGTCGACGAGATCAAGACCATCTTCGACAACTACGGCTACCAGGCGGAGATCATCGTTGCCAGCGTCCGCAACCCTGTTCACGTCCTGAACGCCGCCTTGATCGGCGCCGATATCGCCACCATCCCCTACTCGGTTATGCTCCAGCTCTGCAAGCACCCGCTGACCGACGCCGGCATCGAGCGCTTCCTGAAGGATTGGGAGAAGGTGCCGAAGTAA
- a CDS encoding transcriptional regulator, giving the protein MRLLIWLVLIYVGIKIFKGIGRQEKEPAAPTGPTKEETFQDPVCGVYVSEDDAVIGRVDGERVYFCSMACLEKYRAGLEQK; this is encoded by the coding sequence GTGCGACTGTTGATCTGGCTGGTCCTCATCTATGTCGGCATCAAGATCTTCAAGGGAATCGGCCGCCAGGAGAAAGAGCCGGCGGCCCCGACCGGGCCGACCAAGGAAGAAACCTTCCAGGACCCCGTCTGTGGCGTCTACGTGAGCGAGGACGATGCCGTCATCGGCCGGGTCGACGGCGAGCGGGTTTATTTCTGTTCGATGGCCTGCCTGGAGAAATATCGCGCCGGCCTCGAACAGAAGTAG
- the folK gene encoding 2-amino-4-hydroxy-6-hydroxymethyldihydropteridine diphosphokinase has protein sequence MESKVFIALGSNLGDRELNLLRGIAEIGKLPGTRITALSPFYDTEPVSTVRQDNFLNAVLRLETELAPRQLLEALQRIETGVFRRTREVAGGPRAMDLDILFYGDLVVDEPDLVIPHPRLHQRRFVLEPLAAIAGELVHPLLGKRVDELLRALPPGEQVTKI, from the coding sequence GTGGAATCAAAGGTTTTTATCGCCCTTGGCAGCAACCTGGGAGACCGGGAGCTGAATCTCCTCCGGGGGATTGCGGAGATCGGCAAGCTGCCCGGCACCAGGATTACCGCTCTCTCGCCCTTCTACGACACCGAACCGGTCAGCACGGTCCGGCAGGACAACTTCCTCAACGCGGTCCTGCGCCTGGAGACGGAATTGGCGCCCCGGCAGCTGCTCGAAGCGCTGCAGCGGATCGAAACCGGCGTCTTCCGGCGAACGCGGGAGGTTGCCGGCGGCCCCCGCGCTATGGATCTGGACATACTGTTCTATGGTGATCTGGTAGTGGACGAGCCCGACCTGGTCATTCCCCATCCTCGGCTGCATCAGCGGCGTTTCGTTCTCGAACCGCTGGCTGCCATCGCCGGCGAGCTGGTTCATCCGCTGCTCGGCAAGCGGGTTGACGAACTGCTCCGCGCGCTGCCGCCGGGCGAGCAGGTGACGAAAATCTAG
- the nikR gene encoding nickel-responsive transcriptional regulator NikR, translating to MGETVRFGISIDDKLLDNFDQLIEQKGYMNRSEAIRDLIRGALVELKWEGGEEETVGTVTLVYDHHVRDLSDKLTEQQHAHHDKVISALHVHLDAHNCLEVLVVRGKARDVKKIADELIGVKGVKHGKLVMTTTGEELH from the coding sequence ATGGGGGAGACCGTCAGGTTCGGCATCTCGATCGACGATAAACTGCTCGACAATTTCGACCAGCTCATCGAGCAGAAAGGGTACATGAATCGCTCGGAGGCGATCCGGGACCTGATCCGGGGCGCCCTGGTGGAGCTCAAGTGGGAAGGCGGCGAGGAGGAGACGGTCGGCACCGTCACGCTCGTCTACGATCACCACGTCCGCGACCTCTCCGACAAGCTGACCGAACAACAGCACGCCCATCACGACAAGGTCATCTCGGCCCTTCATGTCCATCTCGATGCCCATAACTGCCTGGAGGTGCTGGTGGTGCGGGGGAAGGCGCGGGACGTGAAGAAGATCGCCGACGAACTGATCGGCGTCAAAGGGGTGAAACACGGCAAGCTGGTGATGACCACCACCGGCGAAGAGCTTCATTGA
- a CDS encoding metal ABC transporter permease, whose translation MTFSEIFQYGFLVRALIAGSLVAALCAILGVFLVLRRLSLIGDGLAHVTFGSVALALFLGFRSAYATLGAIPAVLLAAFGILKLAERARIYGDAAIGIVSSVGIAVGIMLASLAGGFNIDLFSYLFGNILSISRFELSQTVILFVVVVATVILFYHDLLAITFDEELARTSGIRADRINTVLVLLTALTVVLAMKVVGIMLISALLILPAVTSLQFARGFRVAMVLAVLLGVLSVVAGIVISFLGNLPTGATIILVNFTFFAAAFALRHLRYLAGA comes from the coding sequence ATGACCTTTTCCGAGATTTTCCAGTATGGTTTTCTGGTGCGGGCACTAATCGCCGGTTCGCTGGTTGCCGCGCTCTGCGCGATCCTCGGCGTCTTCCTGGTGCTGCGCCGGCTGTCGCTGATCGGCGATGGTCTGGCCCACGTCACCTTCGGTAGCGTGGCGCTGGCGCTCTTCCTCGGTTTCCGGTCGGCCTACGCCACCCTCGGTGCCATCCCAGCCGTTCTCCTGGCGGCCTTCGGCATCCTCAAGCTGGCGGAGCGGGCGCGGATTTACGGCGATGCGGCGATCGGCATCGTCTCGTCGGTCGGGATTGCCGTCGGCATCATGCTGGCGAGCCTGGCCGGCGGTTTCAATATCGACCTGTTCAGCTACCTGTTCGGCAATATCCTCTCGATCAGCCGTTTCGAGCTGTCTCAGACGGTGATCCTCTTCGTTGTCGTCGTGGCGACGGTGATCCTCTTCTATCACGATCTGCTGGCAATCACCTTCGACGAGGAGCTGGCGCGCACGTCGGGGATCCGGGCCGACCGGATCAACACGGTGCTGGTGCTGCTCACCGCGCTGACCGTTGTCCTGGCCATGAAGGTGGTCGGGATCATGCTCATCTCGGCCCTGCTCATCCTGCCGGCAGTCACCTCGCTGCAGTTCGCGCGCGGCTTCCGGGTAGCCATGGTCCTGGCGGTCCTGCTCGGGGTCCTCTCCGTCGTTGCCGGGATCGTCATTTCTTTCCTCGGCAACCTGCCGACCGGGGCGACGATCATCCTAGTCAATTTCACCTTCTTTGCCGCGGCGTTCGCTCTCCGTCACCTCCGCTACCTTGCCGGTGCCTGA
- a CDS encoding metal ABC transporter ATP-binding protein: protein MSLTVVDVRDVSLQYHGAEALREVSFAVAEGDYVGIVGPNGSGKSTLIRCLLGLARPDRGAIELFGSPLAAFDQWHRIGYLPQGLQYFNPHFPATVAEVVGLGLLAGKRFPRRVSRDDRGAIDRALELMGIGPIRDRLIGDLSGGLRQRTLLARALVSEPELLVLDEPTTALDPETRESFYHILRQLNRERRTTVILVTHDSGTIGQYASRLLYLDKRVVFYGGFDDFCGSAEMSDFFGIHSQHLICHRH from the coding sequence GTGTCGTTGACCGTGGTTGACGTCCGGGACGTGTCGTTGCAGTACCATGGCGCCGAGGCGCTCCGCGAGGTCTCCTTTGCCGTGGCCGAAGGGGATTACGTCGGGATCGTCGGTCCGAACGGCTCCGGCAAGAGCACGCTGATCCGCTGCCTGCTCGGCTTGGCCCGGCCCGACCGCGGGGCCATCGAACTGTTCGGCTCTCCCCTTGCCGCCTTCGACCAGTGGCACCGGATCGGCTATCTTCCCCAGGGGCTCCAGTACTTCAATCCCCACTTTCCGGCGACGGTCGCCGAGGTGGTCGGCCTTGGCCTGTTGGCGGGAAAACGCTTTCCCCGGCGGGTGAGCCGCGACGACCGGGGGGCCATCGACCGGGCGCTGGAGCTGATGGGGATCGGCCCGATCCGGGACCGGCTGATCGGCGACCTTTCCGGCGGGTTGCGGCAGCGGACGCTCCTGGCGCGGGCGCTGGTCAGCGAACCCGAGCTGCTGGTGCTCGACGAGCCGACCACCGCCCTCGATCCGGAGACCCGCGAGAGCTTTTACCACATTCTCCGGCAGCTGAACCGGGAGCGGCGGACGACGGTCATCCTGGTGACCCACGATAGCGGCACCATCGGTCAGTACGCCTCGCGGCTCCTTTACCTCGACAAGCGGGTCGTCTTTTACGGCGGGTTCGACGATTTCTGCGGTTCGGCGGAAATGTCGGACTTCTTCGGCATCCATTCGCAACACCTGATCTGCCATCGTCACTGA
- a CDS encoding metal ABC transporter substrate-binding protein, producing the protein MRRWLIAVVALAALLAVLAGCRREGPRSGGAHGISVVTTIFPLYDFARAVAGGKAEVTMLLPPGVEPHGFEPRPDDIVRINKADVFVYTNRALEPWADDLVRGADRSRLIVVDASRGTQLLPVPAGEGGGDSHRYDEASMDPHVWLDFANAQVMVDNIATALATKDPANRGYYLANAAAYKGKLAELDQQYRRGLANCAKRTFIAGGHFAFGYLAHRYGLHYEAAYAVSADAEPTPAKLAELITLIRRDGLHYIYTEEMIDPRTAETIARETGAKVLRLNAAHTVSRDDLARGVTFLSLMERNLASLREGLQCR; encoded by the coding sequence ATGCGACGTTGGTTGATTGCTGTGGTGGCGCTGGCGGCACTGTTGGCCGTCCTGGCCGGCTGTCGTCGGGAAGGACCCCGGTCGGGGGGGGCGCACGGGATTTCGGTCGTCACGACGATCTTCCCGCTTTACGATTTTGCCCGGGCGGTTGCTGGCGGGAAGGCCGAGGTGACGATGCTGCTGCCGCCGGGGGTGGAGCCGCATGGCTTCGAGCCCCGTCCCGACGACATCGTCCGGATCAACAAGGCGGACGTCTTCGTCTACACCAACCGGGCCCTGGAACCGTGGGCCGACGACCTGGTCAGAGGGGCGGACCGGAGCCGGCTGATCGTCGTCGATGCCAGCCGGGGGACGCAGCTGCTGCCGGTGCCGGCCGGGGAGGGGGGGGGCGATTCCCATCGCTACGACGAGGCGAGCATGGACCCCCATGTCTGGCTCGATTTTGCCAATGCCCAGGTGATGGTCGACAACATCGCCACGGCGCTGGCGACGAAAGACCCCGCCAATCGCGGCTATTATCTGGCCAATGCGGCAGCCTACAAGGGCAAGCTGGCCGAACTCGACCAACAGTACCGGCGTGGCCTCGCCAACTGTGCCAAACGGACGTTCATTGCCGGCGGCCATTTCGCCTTCGGTTATCTCGCCCATCGCTACGGGCTTCATTATGAAGCGGCCTATGCGGTCAGCGCCGATGCAGAGCCGACCCCGGCCAAACTGGCAGAACTGATAACCCTTATCCGCCGGGACGGGCTGCACTACATCTATACCGAAGAGATGATCGATCCCCGGACGGCCGAAACCATTGCCCGGGAGACCGGGGCGAAGGTGCTCAGGCTGAATGCCGCCCATACGGTCAGCCGGGACGACCTGGCCCGCGGGGTGACGTTCCTGTCGTTGATGGAGCGGAATCTCGCCAGCCTGCGGGAGGGACTCCAGTGTCGTTGA
- a CDS encoding Fur family transcriptional regulator — protein MSQQFDAILRGLKLKITPKRRAILEILAGEGGYASPEEVWHQLKLRFDRVGLPTVYRNLEELATGGAISKIIHPNRQLYYYYCGNREHHHHFVCLSCRRVEDVAFCALAELEKAVAGRIVSHVFQANGYCRECSQNREDSLCDVG, from the coding sequence ATGTCCCAGCAGTTCGATGCCATACTCCGCGGCCTGAAGCTGAAGATCACGCCGAAACGCCGGGCAATCCTCGAAATCCTCGCCGGCGAGGGGGGGTATGCCAGCCCCGAAGAGGTCTGGCACCAGCTGAAGCTCCGCTTCGACCGGGTTGGGCTGCCGACCGTCTACCGGAACCTGGAAGAGTTGGCGACCGGAGGGGCGATCAGCAAGATCATCCACCCGAACCGGCAGCTGTACTACTATTACTGCGGCAACCGGGAGCATCACCATCATTTCGTCTGCCTTTCCTGCCGGCGGGTCGAGGATGTGGCCTTTTGCGCCCTTGCCGAACTGGAAAAGGCGGTCGCGGGGCGGATCGTTTCCCACGTCTTCCAGGCCAACGGCTATTGTCGGGAGTGTTCGCAGAACAGGGAGGATTCGCTATGCGACGTTGGTTGA
- the cobD gene encoding threonine-phosphate decarboxylase CobD, producing MTIFDHGGTVFAVARQLGVPPEELLDFSASINPLGPVPGVREAVAGAFDRAVHYPDSAATALAAALADYHGLEPATVCVANGSTELIYLLPLLVSGRRGLVVAPPFSEYGKSLQRAGWTVDYLDLPAADGFRLTAAQLDERLPAGYDLLFVGNPGNPTGTLLSRAEMAAIAECCRRHGTFLVIDEAFMDFCEEESVKGLLVERGGGVVLRSLTKFFAIPGLRLGYALGAPALIARLAALREPWSVNTLAQVAGLASLGDADYRRRSRALIAGERHWLAAALAALPGLRPYPAAANYLLVEIVAGPPAREVARRLLGERMLIRDCASFRGLDDRFFRVAVRNREENERLVAALGGLFIGGGER from the coding sequence ATGACCATATTCGATCACGGCGGGACCGTCTTTGCCGTTGCCCGGCAGCTCGGCGTGCCGCCGGAAGAGCTGCTCGACTTTTCCGCCAGCATCAACCCGCTCGGGCCGGTGCCGGGGGTGCGGGAGGCGGTGGCTGGCGCCTTCGATCGGGCAGTTCATTATCCGGACAGCGCGGCGACCGCGCTGGCGGCGGCGCTGGCCGACTATCACGGCCTGGAGCCGGCCACGGTCTGCGTCGCTAACGGTTCCACCGAACTGATCTATCTCTTGCCGCTCCTGGTCAGTGGCCGGCGGGGGCTGGTGGTGGCGCCGCCGTTCTCCGAGTACGGCAAGAGCCTGCAGCGGGCCGGCTGGACGGTCGACTATCTCGATCTGCCGGCCGCCGACGGGTTCCGGTTGACGGCGGCGCAGCTGGACGAGCGGCTGCCGGCGGGGTACGACCTGCTGTTCGTCGGCAATCCGGGGAACCCGACCGGGACCCTTCTCTCCCGGGCAGAAATGGCCGCCATCGCCGAATGCTGCCGGCGGCACGGGACCTTTCTGGTAATCGACGAAGCCTTCATGGATTTCTGCGAGGAGGAATCGGTCAAAGGCCTGCTGGTAGAGCGGGGCGGGGGAGTGGTGCTCCGTTCGCTGACGAAGTTCTTCGCCATCCCCGGCCTGCGGCTCGGCTACGCCCTCGGCGCGCCGGCGCTGATCGCCCGACTGGCAGCGCTCCGCGAACCATGGTCGGTCAATACCCTTGCCCAGGTGGCCGGGCTGGCTTCTCTGGGCGATGCCGACTATCGCCGGCGGAGCCGGGCGCTGATCGCCGGCGAACGGCACTGGCTGGCGGCGGCGCTGGCGGCGTTGCCGGGGCTGCGCCCCTATCCGGCGGCGGCCAACTATCTGCTGGTGGAGATCGTTGCCGGTCCGCCGGCAAGGGAGGTGGCGCGGCGACTGCTCGGGGAGCGGATGCTGATCCGCGACTGCGCGTCGTTCCGGGGGCTTGACGACCGCTTTTTCCGGGTGGCGGTCCGCAATCGGGAGGAGAACGAACGGCTGGTGGCAGCCCTGGGCGGGCTCTTTATCGGTGGTGGCGAGCGCTAG
- the cbiB gene encoding adenosylcobinamide-phosphate synthase CbiB, translating into MMTADQALVIVPAALVLDWLFGDPRWLPHPVVGIGRLIAALEKLLRRLPLPERGSGVLLLVLTVGVAYGAARLLLAGAFLLHPAVGLFVSSLLGWSCLAARSLHGESQRVAEALARGDLPAARQFLSYIVGRDTAELAEPEIWRGTVETVAENTSDGVIAPLLFLMLGGPALALAYKAVNTLDSMVGYKNDRYRQFGWASARCDDLANWLPARLSGGLICLAAPLVGLSGARAWRILRRDGRNHASPNAGLPEAAAAGALGVRLGGTNSYFGRPVAKPAIGEPDRPLDGVAWRGAVRLMYGAELLLVAGWLAVCLALLAAGGGGT; encoded by the coding sequence ATGATGACGGCGGATCAGGCGCTGGTTATTGTGCCGGCGGCGCTCGTCCTCGACTGGCTGTTCGGCGATCCCCGCTGGCTCCCTCATCCGGTGGTCGGCATCGGCCGGCTGATCGCCGCCCTGGAGAAACTTCTCCGGCGGCTGCCGCTCCCCGAGCGGGGGAGTGGGGTCCTGCTGCTGGTGCTGACGGTCGGCGTCGCCTATGGGGCGGCCCGGCTGCTTTTGGCCGGGGCGTTTCTCCTCCATCCGGCGGTCGGCCTCTTCGTCTCCTCCCTGCTCGGCTGGAGTTGCCTGGCGGCCCGTTCGCTCCACGGCGAGTCGCAACGGGTGGCCGAGGCGCTCGCTCGGGGCGATCTGCCGGCAGCCCGGCAGTTCCTGTCGTATATCGTCGGCCGGGATACGGCGGAGTTGGCCGAGCCGGAGATCTGGCGCGGCACAGTGGAGACGGTGGCGGAGAATACCTCGGACGGGGTGATCGCCCCGCTCTTGTTTCTGATGCTCGGCGGCCCGGCGCTGGCCCTCGCCTACAAGGCGGTCAACACCCTCGATTCGATGGTCGGCTACAAAAACGATCGCTACCGGCAGTTCGGCTGGGCCTCCGCCCGTTGCGACGATCTGGCCAACTGGCTGCCGGCCCGGCTGAGCGGTGGGCTGATCTGTCTCGCCGCGCCGCTGGTCGGGCTGTCGGGGGCGCGTGCCTGGCGGATTCTTCGTCGCGACGGGCGCAATCACGCCTCACCCAACGCCGGGCTTCCCGAGGCGGCTGCCGCCGGGGCGCTCGGCGTCCGGCTCGGCGGCACTAACAGCTATTTTGGCCGGCCGGTCGCCAAGCCGGCCATCGGCGAGCCGGACCGGCCGCTCGACGGCGTGGCCTGGCGCGGGGCGGTCCGGCTGATGTACGGGGCGGAACTGCTGCTGGTCGCCGGCTGGCTGGCGGTCTGCCTGGCACTTCTGGCCGCCGGGGGCGGAGGGACCTGA